In Candidatus Neomarinimicrobiota bacterium, one genomic interval encodes:
- a CDS encoding histidine phosphatase family protein, with amino-acid sequence MLLYIVRHGETEENVRGVLQGRTPGNLNSTGIEQARMTGEALRNKGITAIHTSNLDRALDSALIISDIIGAVLVPEKNLQERNLGNLEGESWEGYFKAQADSGMSHTEFKPEGGESIIEVQERLKPVLEELTGQQQRGDLLIVGHGGLNTIILDMLLPMPLSEIWEKGQNNGCINILNVLGQMEAELLTINDSAHLAALKDEIEHPENS; translated from the coding sequence ATGCTGTTATACATCGTCAGGCATGGGGAAACTGAGGAGAATGTGCGGGGAGTCCTGCAGGGAAGAACCCCGGGAAATCTGAACTCCACAGGTATCGAACAGGCGCGAATGACCGGAGAAGCGCTCAGGAACAAAGGGATAACTGCAATACACACTTCCAACCTCGACCGCGCTCTCGACAGCGCTTTGATTATCAGCGATATCATAGGCGCGGTTCTCGTGCCCGAGAAAAACCTGCAGGAACGGAATCTCGGAAACTTGGAAGGCGAAAGCTGGGAGGGTTATTTTAAAGCTCAAGCTGACAGCGGAATGTCGCACACCGAGTTCAAACCGGAGGGAGGGGAGTCTATTATCGAAGTGCAGGAGCGACTAAAACCGGTTCTTGAAGAGCTCACGGGTCAACAGCAGAGAGGCGATCTGCTCATCGTCGGGCACGGCGGTTTGAACACAATAATCCTCGACATGCTTTTGCCGATGCCCCTCAGCGAAATTTGGGAGAAAGGTCAAAATAACGGATGCATCAATATCCTGAACGTTCTCGGACAGATGGAAGCCGAACTCCTGACAATCAACGATTCTGCTCACCTTGCGGCGCTCAAAGATGAAATCGAACATCCCGAAAACAGCTAA
- a CDS encoding universal stress protein, whose protein sequence is MPTDFSPCADAALHQAVTIAERSQGTVTMLHVVTVHEGDPAKINSLFAKSSLTYDTVMTSAEEMLHTKEGMIETPVLIEKILLRGISPTSEIIRYAAENSSDLIVMGTHGRTGIRRLVMGSVAEKIIRLSNCPVMTVRCGPDGKPQGYPNYRSILLPVDFSDASTTALWTTSELARSYGAKLTILHVTEPVELPGYVDQESIDEDYITNSQVEAAETALSDFLSKAPLEGIEVYTRVAHGRPGQKIVDFAHEEEIDLIVIPSQGKSGFERLLMGSNVNKVVHRANCPVLVLKRER, encoded by the coding sequence TTGCCGACGGATTTTTCTCCCTGCGCCGATGCAGCTCTGCATCAGGCGGTAACTATCGCCGAGCGTTCTCAGGGTACGGTAACGATGCTCCACGTTGTTACGGTTCATGAGGGCGATCCGGCAAAGATAAATTCACTGTTTGCAAAGAGCTCTCTCACTTATGACACTGTTATGACATCGGCGGAGGAGATGCTGCACACAAAAGAGGGGATGATTGAAACTCCCGTCCTCATCGAAAAAATCCTGTTAAGAGGAATTTCCCCGACAAGCGAGATCATCAGATACGCAGCTGAAAACAGTTCCGATCTGATCGTCATGGGCACTCACGGGAGAACGGGTATCCGCCGCCTCGTTATGGGCAGCGTCGCCGAAAAGATAATAAGGCTTTCGAATTGTCCGGTTATGACTGTCCGGTGCGGGCCGGACGGTAAACCTCAGGGATATCCGAACTATCGCTCGATACTGCTGCCTGTTGATTTCAGCGACGCTTCCACAACCGCTCTTTGGACTACGTCGGAACTTGCAAGGAGTTACGGAGCCAAACTGACTATTCTGCATGTTACCGAGCCGGTCGAACTTCCGGGATATGTAGATCAGGAAAGCATAGACGAAGATTATATCACAAACAGCCAGGTCGAAGCGGCGGAAACGGCACTCTCTGATTTCTTATCAAAGGCTCCCCTTGAAGGGATCGAAGTCTACACGAGAGTGGCGCACGGAAGACCGGGTCAAAAAATAGTCGACTTCGCTCATGAAGAAGAGATAGATCTCATCGTTATCCCCTCGCAAGGGAAAAGCGGCTTCGAGAGACTCCTGATGGGAAGCAACGTAAACAAAGTCGTACACAGGGCGAATTGTCCGGTTTTGGTACTGAAAAGGGAGAGATAG